A DNA window from Maribellus comscasis contains the following coding sequences:
- a CDS encoding sensor histidine kinase: MGYHFTIDSLIEFLTAVAAVIAIIFLWEKRKSQEVKFIILLETLVAVWAITYAFEFATYDLQTKIMWSKLSYFGIAFLPVLYFLFTTAFSQKTKIITNRNIFLLSIIPAITIGLILTNDTHKLVWTDVTQDAILNVAHYHHGVWFWIYWSYAMLLFVSGLYNLAYSIYRFTAYYKSQITVLLLASVIPILGNLMYVTGINPFPGFDWTPVSFVLTGLLVAFGIARYKMFDLVPFARNKLIDTMDDGAIVVNPDGYIEDCNSSVYKIFSLNKTSIINKSFKDIFSDYKTLSLALYSKGVERVQVEIDKRYYQVQISPIYYRKRDYSGSLLLLHDITSIKYAEDELKEANKKLLVEIEIREKLIEDLDSFAHTVAHDLKNTLGTIVASSEILEESVNIKDTKHSARLASLIKNSADKSMRITQELLILARSSRTDIEKSSLDMKTIFAEATEQLNELIQKEKAEIKFPAKWLTSSGYAPWVEEVWVNYLSNAIKYGGHPPKIEVGSELTEENMVKYWIKDNGKGLTEEEQSQLFHKYVRLSSGRIDGQGLGLSIVKRIIDKLGGSVGVEPAKNFNGGSVFYFTLPAI, from the coding sequence ATGGGATATCATTTTACAATAGACAGTTTGATTGAGTTCCTGACTGCTGTAGCAGCAGTGATTGCAATAATATTTCTTTGGGAAAAACGCAAATCACAGGAGGTAAAATTTATAATATTACTTGAAACTCTGGTTGCAGTATGGGCAATTACTTATGCCTTTGAATTTGCAACCTACGATCTTCAAACCAAAATTATGTGGTCGAAGTTATCGTATTTTGGCATTGCATTTCTACCTGTGTTGTATTTTTTATTCACAACAGCCTTTAGCCAAAAAACAAAAATAATTACCAACCGCAACATCTTTCTTTTATCGATAATACCTGCTATTACAATCGGATTAATTCTGACCAACGATACCCATAAATTAGTCTGGACTGATGTTACCCAGGATGCAATTTTGAACGTGGCCCACTATCACCACGGAGTCTGGTTTTGGATATACTGGAGCTATGCCATGCTACTGTTTGTTTCAGGACTTTATAATTTGGCATATTCTATATACAGGTTTACAGCATATTACAAGTCTCAAATCACTGTGCTTCTCCTGGCATCTGTTATTCCAATTTTGGGGAACCTGATGTATGTTACCGGTATAAATCCTTTCCCGGGCTTTGACTGGACTCCGGTTTCTTTTGTACTTACCGGTCTGCTCGTTGCTTTTGGTATAGCGCGGTATAAAATGTTTGACCTGGTCCCTTTTGCCAGGAATAAACTCATCGACACAATGGATGACGGCGCCATTGTTGTTAATCCTGATGGTTATATAGAAGATTGCAATTCTTCGGTTTACAAGATTTTTTCACTCAATAAAACTTCAATAATCAACAAAAGTTTTAAAGACATCTTTTCCGACTATAAAACGCTTTCTTTAGCATTGTACAGCAAGGGAGTAGAAAGAGTTCAGGTTGAAATTGACAAAAGATATTATCAGGTGCAAATTTCCCCCATTTATTATAGAAAAAGAGATTACTCAGGAAGTCTTTTATTGTTACATGATATTACCAGTATTAAATATGCAGAGGATGAGTTAAAGGAAGCAAACAAAAAATTATTGGTTGAAATTGAGATTCGAGAGAAACTAATTGAAGATTTGGATTCGTTTGCACATACGGTTGCCCACGATTTAAAAAATACTCTTGGCACGATCGTCGCTTCAAGTGAAATTCTGGAAGAAAGTGTAAATATTAAAGACACAAAACATTCTGCAAGACTGGCCTCTTTAATAAAAAATTCAGCAGACAAATCAATGCGAATTACGCAGGAGCTTTTAATCCTGGCTCGTTCAAGCCGAACTGATATTGAAAAAAGCAGCCTGGATATGAAAACGATTTTTGCTGAAGCCACCGAACAACTAAACGAACTGATTCAAAAGGAAAAAGCTGAAATTAAATTTCCTGCCAAGTGGCTAACTTCCAGTGGATACGCCCCCTGGGTGGAAGAAGTTTGGGTAAATTATCTCAGCAATGCAATTAAATATGGTGGGCATCCACCCAAAATTGAAGTTGGTTCGGAACTAACTGAAGAAAATATGGTAAAATACTGGATAAAAGATAATGGCAAGGGATTAACAGAAGAAGAACAATCTCAACTTTTTCATAAATACGTACGTCTTTCGTCAGGAAGGATTGATGGACAAGGGCTTGGCCTGAGCATCGTAAAACGGATTATTGATAAGCTGGGGGGCAGTGTTGGTGTTGAGCCAGCAAAAAACTTCAACGGAGGCTCTGTTTTTTATTTTACACTACCCGCAATTTAA
- the fumC gene encoding class II fumarate hydratase, which produces MEFRIEKDTMGEIKVPADKYWGAQTERSRNNFRIGPQASMPIEIIYAFAVLKKAAALTNYDLGVLEKEKAELIATVCDEILTGRHDNQFPLVVWQTGSGTQSNMNINEVIANRAQELKGGSLKDEKRFLHPNDDVNKSQSSNDTFPTAMHIAAFKVTMEITIPGITGLRDTLSKKASEFRDIVKTGRTHFMDATPLTLGQEFSAYVQQLDKGVFAIENALRNVGETALGGTAVGTGLNSPRGYAKAVAQKIAKLSGFPFVSAPNKFEALAAHDALVELSGAFRRVAVSLMKIGNDIRMLGSGPRCGIGELKLPANEPGSSIMPGKVNPTQAEALTMVAAQVMGNDVAIGIGGSNGQFELNVFKPLIAANILQSAQLIGDACLSFSVNCVAGIEPNNQVIQKHLENSLMLVTSLNAHIGYNKAAEIAKKAYAENITLKEAGVSLGYVTAEDFEKWVDPQKMAGL; this is translated from the coding sequence ATGGAATTCCGGATCGAAAAAGATACCATGGGCGAAATTAAAGTCCCTGCCGACAAATACTGGGGAGCCCAAACTGAACGCAGCCGAAATAATTTTAGAATCGGGCCGCAGGCAAGTATGCCCATCGAAATTATTTACGCTTTTGCAGTTTTGAAAAAAGCGGCAGCACTCACCAATTACGATTTGGGTGTGCTTGAAAAAGAAAAAGCCGAATTAATTGCCACTGTTTGCGATGAGATTCTCACCGGCAGGCACGATAACCAGTTTCCGCTGGTTGTATGGCAAACCGGTAGCGGTACGCAAAGTAATATGAATATAAACGAAGTAATTGCCAACCGCGCTCAGGAGCTAAAGGGCGGAAGTTTAAAGGATGAGAAAAGATTTCTTCATCCGAATGACGATGTGAATAAAAGCCAGAGTAGTAACGATACCTTTCCCACTGCGATGCATATTGCCGCTTTTAAAGTGACGATGGAAATTACCATTCCGGGAATAACAGGTTTAAGGGATACGCTTTCCAAAAAGGCGAGTGAATTCAGGGACATTGTAAAAACTGGCCGGACTCATTTTATGGATGCTACGCCGCTAACACTTGGCCAGGAATTTAGTGCATATGTGCAACAACTTGATAAAGGAGTTTTTGCAATAGAAAATGCTTTAAGAAATGTGGGGGAAACAGCGTTGGGGGGAACAGCGGTAGGTACCGGCTTAAACAGTCCCAGGGGATATGCCAAAGCCGTTGCTCAAAAAATTGCCAAATTAAGCGGTTTTCCTTTTGTTTCAGCACCTAATAAGTTTGAAGCATTGGCAGCTCACGATGCATTGGTTGAACTTAGTGGCGCCTTTAGACGTGTGGCGGTTAGCCTGATGAAAATTGGTAACGATATTCGTATGCTGGGCAGCGGGCCCCGGTGTGGAATTGGCGAGTTGAAATTACCTGCAAACGAACCTGGTTCAAGTATTATGCCGGGTAAAGTAAATCCTACGCAAGCTGAAGCGTTGACAATGGTAGCAGCACAGGTTATGGGAAATGATGTGGCGATTGGAATAGGGGGCAGTAACGGTCAGTTTGAACTGAATGTTTTTAAACCGCTCATAGCTGCCAATATTTTGCAAAGTGCACAATTGATTGGTGACGCTTGTTTAAGTTTTAGCGTCAATTGTGTGGCAGGTATTGAACCCAATAATCAGGTAATTCAAAAGCATCTGGAAAATTCATTGATGCTGGTTACAAGCCTGAATGCACATATAGGATACAACAAAGCGGCAGAAATTGCTAAAAAAGCCTACGCCGAAAATATAACACTTAAAGAGGCCGGAGTTTCTCTCGGGTACGTGACGGCTGAAGATTTCGAAAAATGGGTAGATCCGCAAAAGATGGCGGGATTGTAA
- a CDS encoding DUF4395 domain-containing protein, which produces MSRIVKFGEDVEGYTIPVLNEREIRAAAGMLFLFMFFAILTVIMKGDFTLLKYAIIVFLTDISIRVFINPKFAPTLILGRLVVRNQTPEYVGARQKKFAWKIGFALAITMFTLVVVVNSYSPVTGLICFVCLIFLFFESAFGICLGCKFYPLFFKDKVQYCPGEVCDVKSRHDIQKTSFPQLLIIMAFVGFIVLTVILFNDTFVQPPFDLFGLEETGEVVVP; this is translated from the coding sequence ATGAGCAGAATAGTAAAATTTGGGGAAGACGTAGAGGGTTATACAATTCCTGTTTTAAACGAACGTGAAATCAGAGCAGCAGCAGGAATGCTTTTTCTTTTTATGTTTTTTGCCATTTTAACGGTAATAATGAAGGGTGATTTTACCTTGTTGAAATATGCCATTATCGTTTTTTTAACCGATATCTCCATTCGTGTTTTTATCAATCCAAAGTTTGCACCAACACTTATTTTAGGACGTTTGGTTGTGCGCAACCAAACACCGGAATACGTTGGTGCGCGGCAAAAGAAGTTTGCTTGGAAAATTGGCTTTGCGCTCGCCATAACAATGTTTACACTTGTTGTCGTTGTCAATTCATATAGTCCGGTTACAGGTCTAATATGTTTTGTTTGCCTGATTTTTTTATTCTTTGAATCGGCTTTTGGGATTTGCCTTGGTTGTAAGTTCTACCCTTTGTTTTTTAAAGATAAAGTGCAATATTGTCCCGGCGAAGTATGCGACGTAAAATCGAGACATGATATCCAGAAAACTTCATTCCCCCAGTTATTGATAATAATGGCATTTGTTGGTTTTATTGTTTTAACCGTAATTTTGTTTAACGACACATTTGTTCAACCGCCATTTGATTTGTTTGGGCTTGAGGAAACAGGTGAGGTTGTCGTACCCTAA
- a CDS encoding helix-turn-helix transcriptional regulator — protein MPTRNIQNNIRRLRFDADEMTQQQLADEVGVSRQTIVAIEKGNYSPSLELAFKIALVFHTPLQDVFSYEPVNVAAKKKRKS, from the coding sequence ATGCCAACCAGAAATATTCAGAACAACATAAGAAGATTACGTTTTGACGCGGATGAAATGACGCAGCAACAATTGGCAGACGAAGTTGGAGTTTCACGGCAAACCATTGTTGCTATTGAAAAAGGAAACTATTCACCTTCGCTTGAACTCGCTTTCAAAATTGCTTTGGTGTTTCATACGCCTTTACAGGATGTATTTTCATATGAACCAGTTAATGTAGCGGCAAAAAAGAAAAGAAAGTCCTGA
- a CDS encoding phytanoyl-CoA dioxygenase family protein yields the protein MERTGKFTKQQIAEYHKNGYVILKSLLSVTEVDALRKRAKSDREMDKHAFQRDDGTGAKVRLSLWNHPGKGIYGMVARSHKLVDSVEQLLEDEVYHYHSKMIMKEAKVGGAWAWHQDYGYWYENGVLSPDLCSVYIAVDAATKENGCLQVLKGSHKMGRVNHVLTGDQAGADLERVEEIKKRLELIYVELEKGDAVFFHSNLLHRSDRNNSENPRWAMICCYNTKTNNPYKESHHPRYTKLEKVPDSAILETDLNTVVDEGAWLDPNHDSSAKNLKTKS from the coding sequence ATGGAACGAACAGGAAAATTTACTAAACAGCAAATTGCAGAGTACCATAAAAACGGGTATGTGATTTTAAAAAGTTTATTGTCAGTAACGGAAGTTGACGCACTCAGGAAGCGGGCAAAAAGCGACCGCGAAATGGATAAACATGCTTTTCAGCGCGATGATGGCACAGGTGCAAAGGTGCGACTCTCGCTGTGGAACCACCCGGGTAAAGGAATTTACGGAATGGTTGCGCGTAGCCATAAACTGGTCGACTCGGTAGAGCAGTTACTGGAGGACGAGGTTTACCATTATCATTCAAAAATGATTATGAAAGAAGCTAAAGTCGGAGGTGCGTGGGCCTGGCATCAGGATTATGGATATTGGTATGAAAATGGGGTGCTTTCGCCTGATTTATGCAGTGTTTACATCGCTGTTGATGCGGCAACAAAGGAGAATGGTTGTTTGCAGGTTTTAAAGGGGTCGCACAAAATGGGCAGAGTAAATCATGTTCTAACGGGAGACCAGGCTGGTGCTGATTTGGAACGTGTGGAAGAGATTAAAAAACGTCTTGAACTCATTTATGTTGAACTGGAGAAAGGAGACGCTGTATTTTTTCACAGTAACCTGTTACACCGTTCTGACCGGAATAATTCTGAAAATCCGCGCTGGGCAATGATATGCTGCTACAACACAAAAACTAATAATCCATACAAAGAAAGTCATCATCCCAGGTATACAAAACTTGAAAAAGTGCCTGACAGCGCTATTCTGGAAACGGATTTAAATACGGTTGTTGACGAAGGTGCCTGGCTTGACCCCAATCACGACAGCAGTGCAAAAAATCTTAAAACGAAAAGCTGA
- a CDS encoding sugar phosphate isomerase/epimerase has product MNVKFFCPRWGSESIPFSTFINRVIEDEYNGVEISLPDSASERSEYLAVLADAGIPFILQHHQTDKRTADEYIPEFISRLEVLADAKPLFINSQTGKDFFSFEDNCRIIEKAIELETKSGIPIFHETHRGKFSFACHVMPAYLDVFPNMKITADFSHWVNVSESLLEYQQETIERIIPHVHHVHSRVGYPEGPQVSHPGAPENKLFLERHLEWWDAIINKRKKQGNGEFTITSEFGPIPYMPTLPFTAQPVSNQWEINKYMTTLLKERYNLKD; this is encoded by the coding sequence ATGAACGTAAAATTTTTTTGCCCGCGCTGGGGTTCTGAAAGTATTCCTTTTTCAACTTTTATAAATAGGGTAATTGAGGACGAGTATAACGGAGTTGAGATTTCGTTGCCGGATTCAGCATCTGAACGAAGCGAGTATCTGGCGGTTTTAGCTGATGCCGGAATTCCCTTTATACTTCAGCATCATCAAACCGACAAAAGAACAGCGGATGAATATATACCTGAATTTATCTCACGACTGGAAGTTCTGGCAGATGCTAAACCGTTGTTTATTAATTCACAAACAGGGAAGGATTTTTTTTCATTTGAAGATAATTGCCGGATTATTGAAAAAGCCATTGAGCTTGAGACAAAATCGGGGATTCCTATATTTCATGAGACACACCGTGGAAAATTTAGTTTTGCCTGTCATGTAATGCCGGCTTACCTGGATGTTTTTCCAAATATGAAAATAACTGCTGACTTTTCGCACTGGGTAAACGTGTCAGAGTCGCTATTGGAGTACCAACAGGAAACCATTGAACGGATTATTCCACACGTGCATCATGTACACTCGCGTGTTGGTTATCCTGAAGGCCCACAAGTCAGTCATCCGGGAGCACCGGAGAACAAGCTTTTTTTGGAACGTCATCTGGAATGGTGGGATGCCATAATAAACAAAAGAAAAAAGCAAGGTAACGGGGAGTTTACTATTACTTCTGAATTTGGTCCTATTCCCTATATGCCAACGCTTCCGTTCACGGCCCAACCTGTTTCCAATCAGTGGGAAATTAATAAATACATGACGACCTTATTAAAAGAGAGGTACAACCTAAAGGATTAA
- a CDS encoding Crp/Fnr family transcriptional regulator, whose translation MDLVEKIKKFYKLTEKELEASAHAFKPAAIPAKTYFMEEGKVAKQVGFIERGLFRSFFYDDNANDITTHFFQPGTVLISMKSFNNQVPARENIIALEDSKIYEINHEEMMELYERVPAWRQITKDVDEMKYNDLMNRSIQLQTLSAKERYELFCQNYPEIIKRVALRHIASYLGIDIATLSRIRKKL comes from the coding sequence GTGGATTTAGTTGAAAAAATAAAAAAGTTCTACAAGCTCACGGAAAAAGAATTGGAGGCATCGGCACATGCTTTTAAACCGGCTGCCATTCCGGCAAAAACCTATTTTATGGAAGAAGGGAAAGTGGCCAAGCAGGTTGGTTTTATTGAACGCGGTTTATTTCGCTCTTTTTTCTACGACGACAATGCCAATGACATAACAACTCATTTTTTTCAGCCCGGAACGGTACTTATTTCCATGAAAAGCTTTAATAATCAGGTTCCGGCCCGGGAAAACATCATCGCTTTGGAAGATTCAAAAATTTATGAAATAAACCACGAAGAAATGATGGAGCTATATGAGAGAGTACCCGCCTGGCGTCAGATTACAAAAGATGTAGACGAGATGAAATACAACGATTTGATGAATCGGTCCATCCAACTCCAAACACTGTCGGCAAAAGAAAGATACGAATTGTTTTGCCAAAATTATCCTGAGATTATCAAAAGGGTTGCCCTGCGTCATATCGCCTCTTACCTGGGCATTGACATCGCCACACTAAGCAGAATTAGAAAAAAATTGTAG
- a CDS encoding SDR family oxidoreductase has protein sequence MKISVIGASGMLAKPVIQQLEEKGFQLRLFSRTVNPSMFINDYDIIQGDIFNPADLHKAVNGCDAIHISISKLDEKKAAGLIVNVAKEKGIQLISMVSGCTVSEENRWFKFIDNKFHAEELIKNSGIPWIIFRPTWFFESLDLMIRNGKATMIGEQPHPYHWVAADDFARMVAEAYSKKQAQNRVFSVYGPETYLMKDILEKYCQNNYPEIKKVSVAPIPLLKVIAGLTGNKELKEACKLFAYFQKVKEPEIPSETNEILGQAELNFENWLKQKSE, from the coding sequence ATGAAAATTTCAGTTATAGGTGCCAGCGGCATGTTGGCAAAACCGGTGATTCAACAGCTTGAAGAAAAAGGATTTCAACTCCGTTTGTTCTCAAGGACAGTAAATCCGTCGATGTTTATCAATGATTATGATATCATTCAAGGCGATATTTTTAATCCCGCCGACCTACATAAGGCCGTCAACGGTTGTGATGCGATTCACATTTCCATTTCAAAACTGGATGAGAAGAAAGCAGCCGGGTTAATTGTAAATGTGGCCAAAGAAAAGGGCATTCAACTTATCAGCATGGTTTCCGGTTGTACTGTTTCTGAAGAGAACCGTTGGTTTAAATTTATCGATAATAAATTTCATGCTGAAGAACTGATAAAAAACAGCGGCATCCCGTGGATAATATTTAGACCAACCTGGTTTTTTGAATCGCTTGATTTAATGATTCGTAATGGGAAAGCGACAATGATTGGTGAACAGCCCCATCCGTATCACTGGGTAGCCGCTGATGATTTTGCCCGGATGGTGGCGGAGGCTTATTCAAAAAAACAAGCACAAAACCGGGTATTTTCTGTCTATGGGCCGGAAACCTATTTAATGAAAGATATCCTGGAAAAATACTGCCAAAACAATTATCCGGAAATCAAAAAAGTGTCGGTTGCCCCTATTCCGCTTTTAAAAGTAATTGCCGGGCTAACCGGAAATAAAGAGTTAAAGGAAGCCTGCAAATTATTTGCCTATTTCCAAAAGGTAAAAGAACCTGAAATTCCATCAGAAACGAATGAAATATTAGGACAAGCTGAATTAAATTTTGAAAACTGGCTAAAACAAAAAAGCGAATAA
- a CDS encoding 2-oxo acid dehydrogenase subunit E2: MRKGISTVPLSFNRKMVIASATITRKKNTIHSFTEVDVTEPRRLIKLHFQKTGEKLSFTGYIVKCLAQTVKQYPHFNSFIKRNKQVILNDVTISVLTEREFEGEKVPEPLGINQAQLKSYQQINDEIRLAQKEKGNQLGSLMNITWIRFIPGFLLKTFVRLADKNISMAKKYGKVAITAVGMFTNEPVWFIPHGTATVLLTLGSIVKKTICSEDKNSEREFLCLTVSFDHNIVDGAPAARFLNQLIETIKSGRLIQTDRV, encoded by the coding sequence ATGCGAAAAGGAATTTCAACTGTTCCATTATCATTCAACCGGAAAATGGTAATTGCATCAGCAACAATTACCAGGAAAAAAAATACCATACACAGTTTCACCGAAGTGGATGTTACGGAACCCCGCCGGTTAATCAAATTGCATTTTCAAAAGACCGGAGAAAAACTGTCTTTTACGGGTTATATTGTAAAATGCCTGGCGCAAACCGTAAAACAGTATCCGCATTTCAATTCATTTATTAAACGGAATAAACAGGTCATTCTGAATGATGTTACCATAAGTGTTTTAACGGAACGTGAATTTGAAGGAGAAAAAGTCCCTGAACCGCTTGGAATAAATCAGGCTCAGTTAAAAAGCTACCAACAGATAAACGACGAAATCAGGCTGGCTCAAAAAGAAAAAGGGAACCAACTCGGGAGTTTGATGAACATAACATGGATACGATTTATCCCCGGCTTTTTGTTAAAAACATTTGTACGTCTGGCTGATAAAAATATCTCAATGGCGAAAAAATATGGAAAAGTGGCCATCACAGCGGTGGGAATGTTTACCAACGAACCGGTTTGGTTTATCCCACACGGAACGGCAACGGTATTGTTGACCCTTGGCAGTATCGTAAAAAAGACAATATGTTCGGAAGACAAAAACAGCGAACGCGAATTCCTTTGTCTAACGGTTTCATTCGACCATAATATCGTCGACGGAGCACCGGCGGCACGATTTTTAAACCAGTTGATTGAAACCATCAAAAGCGGTCGGCTAATTCAAACAGACCGGGTATAA
- a CDS encoding flavodoxin family protein: MKVIAFIGSVRKKHTYESTEGFLKKLQACGNIDYEMVRLSEYKLGVCNGCKLCLDKGEELCPIKDDRNLLLEKIKNSDGVVFASPNYSFHVSALMKQFLDRLAFIFHRPQFFGKTCTSIIAQGVYGGNKIVKYFNFVGKALGFNVVKGICVTNLEPVSEKAVAKNEQKIEKLAGRFYKQLIKNELPQPSLFDLFIFRMSRTSMKMKLDENFKDFKYYTQKGWFNSDFFYPVKLSPAKKILGRLFDKLAMKTV, encoded by the coding sequence ATGAAAGTAATCGCGTTTATTGGCAGTGTAAGAAAAAAGCACACTTATGAAAGCACCGAAGGATTTCTAAAAAAACTTCAGGCCTGTGGAAATATTGACTACGAAATGGTCAGATTGAGTGAATACAAACTCGGTGTTTGTAATGGCTGCAAACTTTGCCTGGATAAAGGTGAAGAATTGTGCCCGATAAAAGACGACAGAAACCTGTTGCTGGAAAAAATAAAAAACTCAGATGGTGTTGTTTTTGCATCACCTAATTATTCCTTTCATGTTTCGGCGCTGATGAAACAATTCCTCGATCGTTTGGCTTTTATTTTTCACCGTCCACAATTCTTTGGAAAAACATGCACGAGTATTATAGCACAAGGAGTTTACGGCGGAAACAAAATTGTAAAATATTTCAATTTTGTCGGCAAGGCGCTCGGTTTTAACGTAGTTAAAGGCATTTGTGTTACCAACCTGGAGCCGGTTTCTGAAAAAGCTGTGGCAAAAAACGAACAGAAAATCGAAAAGCTTGCCGGCAGGTTTTACAAACAGTTAATAAAAAATGAATTACCGCAACCTTCGTTGTTTGATTTATTTATTTTCAGAATGTCGAGAACCAGTATGAAAATGAAACTGGATGAAAATTTTAAAGATTTTAAATATTATACTCAAAAAGGCTGGTTCAACTCCGACTTTTTCTACCCGGTAAAATTATCTCCTGCGAAAAAAATTCTGGGCAGATTATTTGACAAACTGGCTATGAAAACAGTTTAA